The following coding sequences lie in one Betaproteobacteria bacterium genomic window:
- a CDS encoding DUF1501 domain-containing protein, whose translation MGPFRGNKVRVVNMQHPSEWLALQKVEGTQYLTSTPAREVAKSFMQSKRVSLKTPFPVGEFGDALRATVQLAAAGMAPPVVHITINAANGDQHDAFDTHWNQLKFHGAALERLATGLAAFRHGMQEIGRWDRTLVATYDEFGRSPKENAERGTHHGWSSVHMVTGGRVNGGLYGEAIPVIDVFSIDGPAPVIDYRSLYTTMIENWWGGSARGIFDRDFKPLNLLRA comes from the coding sequence ATGGGCCCTTTCCGCGGCAACAAAGTCCGCGTTGTAAACATGCAGCATCCGTCAGAATGGCTCGCGCTTCAGAAGGTGGAAGGTACGCAGTATTTGACGTCCACACCTGCTCGCGAGGTGGCAAAATCATTCATGCAAAGCAAACGTGTTTCACTGAAAACGCCATTTCCGGTCGGCGAGTTCGGCGATGCATTAAGAGCCACGGTACAACTCGCTGCCGCCGGCATGGCGCCGCCCGTGGTCCATATCACGATCAATGCGGCAAACGGCGATCAACACGACGCCTTCGACACTCACTGGAACCAGCTCAAGTTTCATGGTGCAGCGCTTGAACGTCTCGCAACCGGTCTCGCCGCATTTCGACATGGCATGCAGGAAATCGGCCGATGGGACAGGACGTTGGTCGCCACCTATGATGAGTTTGGCCGCAGCCCGAAAGAAAACGCAGAAAGAGGAACGCACCACGGCTGGTCTTCCGTGCACATGGTTACAGGGGGCCGCGTCAACGGCGGGCTGTATGGCGAGGCGATACCGGTGATCGATGTCTTTTCCATCGATGGACCGGCACCGGTCATCGACTATCGCTCGCTTTACACGACCATGATCGAAAATTGGTGGGGCGGGTCGGCTCGCGGAATATTCGACCGCGATTTCAAACCGCTCAACCTGCTGCGCGCCTGA
- a CDS encoding ATP-binding protein, whose amino-acid sequence MGKLFLKLWVFILLTSLTSFLIQKQVFDHTTRETAANASQERVRRTFVFLEEALRPYPQAEWSARVEVLQKRIGAPAHLQKLDSLRSSGELPSGAIEQIASGSVHLHTLPDNGGLIMYRTLFDTDFVAVLVAPAPPMPLIFGVFRPIVFTWMVESSLYAIALLLWLRLFWRDMKKLESAAEKVGEGNFAIDLQMRASSALRPIANSFNRMTERIGRLVDSHRDLTNAVSHELKTPLARLRFAITLAEDAQTTGEREQLLKKMHQDVDELDALVQEMLLYSRLERNTAAPDMILAPVPVESWLPNAIEDEIEAAQASDISIPVAVESHVTDAACEPKFMARAVQNLVRNALRFAKSRVEVQVDARNNRYFIHVDDDGPGIPVADHAKLFVPFARLDESRTRNTTGGGTGLGLAIVQRIAEWHGGKAVISKSTMGGARITIEWPQGAIVAPAAVPA is encoded by the coding sequence GTGGGTAAGCTATTTCTCAAGCTGTGGGTGTTCATCCTGCTCACGTCGCTGACGTCGTTCCTGATCCAGAAACAGGTATTCGACCACACCACTCGTGAAACCGCCGCGAACGCGAGCCAGGAGCGCGTGCGGCGGACGTTTGTCTTTCTCGAAGAAGCCCTGCGCCCATATCCACAAGCCGAGTGGTCCGCGCGCGTCGAAGTGCTGCAGAAACGTATCGGCGCCCCGGCGCACCTGCAAAAGCTGGATAGCCTCAGATCCAGCGGCGAACTCCCCAGCGGCGCCATTGAGCAGATTGCCAGTGGCAGCGTACATTTGCATACGCTCCCCGACAATGGCGGGCTCATCATGTACCGCACGCTTTTTGACACCGATTTTGTCGCGGTGCTGGTCGCACCCGCGCCGCCCATGCCACTCATCTTCGGCGTTTTCCGTCCCATTGTATTTACCTGGATGGTGGAATCGTCCCTTTATGCGATCGCCCTGCTTCTTTGGTTGAGGCTGTTCTGGCGCGACATGAAAAAACTGGAGTCCGCTGCCGAAAAAGTCGGCGAAGGCAACTTCGCAATCGACCTGCAAATGCGCGCAAGCTCTGCCCTGCGACCGATCGCAAACTCCTTCAACCGCATGACGGAACGCATCGGCCGCCTCGTCGATTCGCACCGAGATCTCACCAACGCCGTCTCGCACGAACTGAAAACGCCACTGGCGAGATTGCGTTTTGCCATCACGCTGGCCGAGGATGCACAGACCACGGGCGAGCGCGAACAACTTCTAAAGAAAATGCATCAGGACGTGGACGAACTGGATGCACTGGTCCAGGAAATGCTGCTGTACTCGCGCCTGGAACGCAACACCGCCGCACCCGACATGATCCTTGCACCCGTACCGGTCGAGAGTTGGTTGCCAAACGCAATTGAAGACGAAATCGAAGCTGCGCAGGCAAGCGACATCAGCATTCCCGTCGCGGTGGAGTCGCACGTGACCGATGCCGCGTGCGAGCCAAAGTTTATGGCACGGGCCGTACAGAATCTGGTGCGTAATGCGCTGCGGTTTGCGAAATCGCGCGTCGAAGTCCAGGTCGATGCACGCAACAACCGCTATTTCATTCATGTCGATGACGATGGCCCCGGGATTCCGGTAGCCGATCACGCGAAGCTGTTCGTCCCGTTTGCGCGCCTCGACGAAAGCCGCACCCGGAATACTACTGGCGGTGGCACCGGACTTGGGCTTGCCATCGTGCAACGCATCGCCGAATGGCACGGCGGAAAGGCGGTAATCTCCAAGTCCACTATGGGCGGTGCCCGAATTACGATCGAATGGCCCCAAGGCGCTATTGTGGCACCTGCCGCCGTGCCCGCTTGA
- a CDS encoding DNA ligase yields MFSLGLNGIETAQTAAAAASPPAIVLAKVLDPSVDPADYFVSEKFDGVRAIWDGEVLRFRSGNVVNAPAWFIAKLPKQSLDGELWLARETFEVLSGYVRKTDPVDEEWRQIKYQIFELPGAPGRFEERYARIQAIVKQAAWPQLVAVHQFRVSDRAELKRKFDGVVKAGGEGLMLHRADALYVTGRSDVLLKLKPLDDTEAIVVEHIPGKGKYAGMLGALRVEAPDGKRFTIGTGFTDAVRRDPPPVGSTITYTYRGLTRTGVPRFASYWRVREKF; encoded by the coding sequence ATGTTCAGCCTGGGCCTCAATGGCATCGAAACGGCGCAGACTGCGGCGGCTGCCGCCTCGCCGCCCGCCATTGTTCTCGCCAAGGTCCTTGACCCATCCGTCGACCCGGCGGACTATTTCGTCAGCGAAAAATTTGATGGCGTGCGCGCCATCTGGGATGGCGAGGTGCTGCGATTCCGCAGCGGCAATGTAGTCAATGCGCCGGCGTGGTTCATCGCCAAATTGCCAAAGCAATCGCTCGATGGCGAACTTTGGCTCGCGCGCGAAACATTTGAAGTCCTATCCGGCTACGTGCGCAAGACCGATCCGGTCGACGAGGAGTGGCGCCAGATCAAGTACCAGATTTTCGAATTGCCTGGCGCGCCCGGTCGATTTGAAGAACGCTATGCGCGAATTCAGGCCATCGTCAAACAAGCCGCTTGGCCACAGTTGGTGGCGGTTCACCAATTTCGAGTGAGCGACCGCGCAGAACTGAAGCGCAAGTTTGATGGGGTGGTGAAAGCAGGAGGAGAGGGCCTGATGTTGCATCGTGCCGACGCGCTGTATGTGACCGGGCGCAGTGATGTATTGCTCAAGTTGAAACCACTCGACGATACCGAAGCGATCGTCGTCGAGCACATTCCCGGCAAGGGCAAGTACGCGGGAATGCTTGGCGCATTGCGGGTGGAGGCGCCCGATGGCAAACGCTTCACGATCGGTACGGGGTTTACGGATGCCGTGCGCAGGGATCCGCCGCCGGTGGGGTCGACGATTACCTACACCTATCGCGGGCTCACGCGAACCGGTGTGCCGCGATTTGCGAGTTATTGGCGGGTGCGGGAGAAGTTTTGA
- a CDS encoding HAD-IA family hydrolase: MQLASSATVRAVLFDLDGTFADTAPDLARALNAVRHQRRLEPLPLSILRPHVSNGARGMLEAGFNIRPADADFLTLRDAFHEEYARNLCIDSRWFDGIADVIDDLEQRDIAWGIVTNKATRFTVPLLDALGISPRAACVVCGDTCARAKPHPDPLLHAAGLIKIDPANCLYVGDDVRDIDAANAAGMRGIVALYGYLGVTSAPHNWPAAAWMNSPADITAFIQASRAG; this comes from the coding sequence ATGCAGTTGGCGTCCAGCGCGACGGTCCGCGCGGTTCTGTTTGACCTGGATGGCACTTTCGCGGACACCGCACCGGATTTGGCGCGGGCACTGAATGCCGTCCGCCACCAGCGCCGTCTTGAACCGCTACCGCTGTCGATACTACGGCCACATGTATCCAACGGTGCGCGCGGCATGCTTGAGGCGGGATTCAATATCAGACCCGCCGACGCTGATTTCCTTACCTTGCGCGATGCATTTCACGAAGAATACGCGCGCAATCTCTGCATCGACAGCCGATGGTTCGACGGTATCGCCGATGTCATCGATGACCTTGAGCAGCGCGACATTGCCTGGGGAATCGTTACTAACAAGGCGACGCGATTTACCGTTCCCCTGCTCGACGCACTGGGGATTTCGCCACGCGCTGCCTGCGTGGTTTGCGGTGACACCTGTGCGCGCGCCAAACCTCATCCTGACCCACTTTTGCACGCTGCCGGGCTGATCAAGATCGATCCCGCAAATTGCCTTTATGTTGGTGACGATGTACGCGATATCGATGCCGCGAATGCGGCCGGCATGCGTGGAATCGTTGCGTTGTATGGCTACCTGGGTGTAACGTCCGCGCCGCATAACTGGCCGGCCGCCGCGTGGATGAACTCACCCGCCGATATCACGGCATTTATCCAGGCGTCACGTGCCGGCTGA
- a CDS encoding response regulator → MPSPTTPTSLASSPRREHDPDSLHTATGQAYRVLVIEDDVELARLTAEYLGKRNIQVTIEHRGDAALARIAAEQPHLIVLDVMLPGMDGFDICRALRTQGSEVPIIMLTARDEDIDQVLGLEMGADDYLAKPVQPRVLLAHIKAILRRSATQEKIAANGDVLQFGQLRISKSSRDVKIGDNKVDLTTAEFDLLWLLACNAGRVLPRNEILKSLRGLDYDGIDRSIDSRVSRLRRKLGDDAIGSAHIKTVRPHGYLFSPSAW, encoded by the coding sequence ATGCCATCCCCCACGACCCCCACTTCCCTTGCATCCTCCCCACGCCGCGAACACGATCCCGATAGCCTTCATACAGCTACCGGGCAAGCCTATCGCGTACTGGTCATTGAAGACGATGTCGAACTTGCGCGCCTTACTGCTGAATATCTCGGCAAGCGCAACATTCAGGTAACCATTGAGCATCGCGGCGACGCGGCCCTGGCGCGCATCGCCGCGGAACAGCCACATCTGATTGTGCTCGATGTGATGCTCCCGGGCATGGATGGTTTTGACATCTGCCGTGCGTTGCGAACCCAAGGGTCGGAAGTACCGATCATCATGCTTACCGCGCGCGACGAGGACATCGACCAGGTGCTTGGCCTTGAGATGGGCGCCGACGACTATCTCGCCAAGCCGGTTCAACCGCGGGTACTGCTGGCGCATATCAAGGCAATCCTGCGCCGTTCAGCCACGCAGGAAAAAATTGCCGCCAATGGCGACGTACTACAGTTTGGCCAGCTACGCATCAGCAAGAGTTCGCGCGACGTGAAGATCGGCGACAATAAAGTGGACCTCACCACGGCGGAGTTCGACTTGCTCTGGCTGCTGGCCTGTAACGCCGGACGCGTGTTGCCACGCAACGAGATCCTCAAATCGCTGCGCGGACTGGACTACGATGGAATCGATCGATCCATCGATTCGCGCGTCTCGCGCCTGCGCCGCAAGCTCGGCGACGATGCGATCGGCTCAGCGCACATCAAGACGGTTCGTCCACACGGGTATCTTTTCAGCCCGTCTGCCTGGTAA
- the ubiG gene encoding bifunctional 2-polyprenyl-6-hydroxyphenol methylase/3-demethylubiquinol 3-O-methyltransferase UbiG — protein sequence MTTHTHPHDNVDPAELAKFGALATRWWDPNSEFKPLHEINPLRLNYIDRLVGLAGKRVIDIGCGGGILAESMAAKGAIVTGIDLSEKPLNVAKLHLLESGQTVDYRLIAAEDIAREQPGSYDCVTCMELLEHVPDPASTVLACAKLAKPGAQLFFSTLNRNPKSFLFAIVGAEYVLNMLPKGTHEYRRFITPAELAGMARDAGLTVNEFTGMTYNPITKHYALGCDVSVNYIVACHKPL from the coding sequence ATGACAACACATACCCACCCACACGATAACGTCGACCCTGCAGAGCTTGCCAAGTTTGGCGCGTTGGCAACCCGCTGGTGGGACCCAAACAGCGAATTCAAACCGCTGCACGAAATCAATCCACTGCGATTGAATTACATCGATCGACTCGTGGGACTCGCCGGCAAGCGCGTCATCGACATCGGTTGCGGCGGCGGCATTCTTGCCGAAAGCATGGCCGCAAAGGGCGCGATCGTGACCGGCATCGACCTTTCTGAAAAACCCCTGAACGTTGCAAAACTGCATTTACTCGAAAGCGGACAAACGGTGGACTACCGATTGATCGCGGCCGAGGATATCGCGCGCGAACAACCGGGCAGCTACGACTGCGTCACGTGCATGGAATTGCTTGAGCATGTTCCGGATCCGGCATCAACGGTACTAGCCTGTGCCAAATTAGCCAAGCCAGGGGCGCAACTGTTCTTTTCTACCCTAAACCGGAATCCAAAATCATTCCTGTTCGCCATCGTCGGCGCTGAATATGTTTTGAACATGCTGCCAAAGGGTACGCACGAGTACCGGCGTTTCATCACACCCGCCGAGTTGGCCGGCATGGCGCGCGATGCCGGTCTGACCGTGAATGAGTTCACCGGAATGACCTACAATCCCATCACCAAACACTACGCGCTGGGCTGTGATGTGTCAGTAAACTACATCGTGGCCTGCCACAAACCCTTGTGA